Proteins encoded together in one Aminipila butyrica window:
- a CDS encoding enoyl-CoA hydratase/isomerase family protein, with protein MTNRVTNTNYVKWPTFEEIKDMFQEHFIMDRREDGVVTVRMHCKGGPLIWSMELHDAIGKMWRLLGTDRDTEMIIFTGTGNIWVSDFEAASWAPEGDHAGETRYNHMFVDGRRMIITMIQDTEVPTLGVLSGSGGHTELACMCDFCIAADDITILDPHMLPGINNVPGDGIQSCFMELMPTRQAVWYLMTGDKITAQQALQYGLVSEIVPREKLMDRAYEIADILMAQNRIARRLATQVVRRPWKKRIVDDLDCAFGTEMFGMFCADELHSDLLSMIDYLGMRDKIEPSFVGKIR; from the coding sequence ATGACAAATAGAGTAACCAACACAAATTACGTAAAATGGCCAACCTTTGAAGAGATCAAAGACATGTTTCAAGAGCATTTCATCATGGACAGACGAGAAGACGGCGTTGTAACGGTGAGAATGCACTGCAAAGGGGGGCCGCTAATCTGGTCCATGGAGCTGCATGACGCTATCGGCAAGATGTGGCGGCTGCTGGGGACAGACCGAGACACAGAAATGATTATCTTCACCGGTACAGGAAACATCTGGGTATCCGACTTCGAAGCAGCCAGCTGGGCCCCCGAAGGAGATCATGCCGGAGAAACGAGATACAATCACATGTTTGTTGACGGCCGCCGCATGATTATCACCATGATTCAGGATACGGAAGTTCCCACACTGGGCGTATTGAGCGGGTCTGGCGGTCATACTGAATTGGCCTGCATGTGTGACTTCTGTATTGCTGCCGACGATATCACCATCCTTGATCCCCATATGCTTCCAGGCATCAATAATGTTCCCGGTGATGGCATCCAGAGCTGCTTTATGGAACTAATGCCTACAAGACAAGCTGTCTGGTATCTAATGACCGGAGATAAAATAACGGCACAGCAGGCGCTCCAGTACGGACTGGTATCGGAAATTGTGCCGAGAGAAAAACTGATGGACCGGGCCTATGAGATTGCAGATATCCTGATGGCTCAAAACCGCATCGCAAGACGTCTGGCAACTCAAGTGGTTCGCCGCCCGTGGAAGAAGCGGATTGTAGATGATTTAGACTGTGCTTTCGGAACGGAAATGTTTGGTATGTTCTGTGCCGATGAACTGCATTCCGACTTGTTATCTATGATAGACTACCTGGGCATGAGAGACAAGATAGAGCCGTCTTTTGTAGGGAAAATTCGCTAA
- a CDS encoding 4Fe-4S binding protein, whose amino-acid sequence MRGKICEAGSSALCEWNDVDFDDRSACVVEYSRQLMDQVRRESCGKDVFCREGTWQVSALIGAVAKGEIEGDEGALIRELLGLISENAGCDMSSYAAAHCLVLMDQYSEEWDRHLRRRRCTNLICKPSYTLYIAPELCNGCENCIRVCPLRAIAGEKGFIHIIDTGICDKCGKCIEVCPKGAVKKSSVAGFPPKVPAEPVPVGSFGEVDVGDGAIRRRRRRRE is encoded by the coding sequence ATGAGGGGGAAAATTTGTGAAGCCGGAAGCTCCGCACTTTGTGAATGGAATGATGTTGACTTCGATGACAGATCGGCTTGTGTTGTCGAATATTCCAGGCAGCTGATGGATCAGGTCAGGAGAGAGTCCTGCGGTAAAGATGTTTTTTGCAGAGAGGGCACGTGGCAGGTTTCAGCCCTCATCGGTGCTGTTGCAAAGGGCGAAATAGAAGGGGACGAGGGGGCGCTGATTCGAGAACTGCTGGGCTTAATCAGCGAAAACGCAGGCTGTGACATGTCCTCCTACGCGGCGGCTCACTGCCTGGTATTGATGGATCAGTATTCGGAGGAATGGGATCGGCATCTCCGCAGGAGAAGATGCACTAACCTCATCTGCAAGCCTTCCTATACCCTTTATATCGCACCGGAGTTGTGCAACGGCTGCGAAAACTGTATAAGGGTCTGTCCTCTTCGTGCTATCGCTGGAGAAAAGGGATTCATCCACATCATCGACACAGGGATTTGTGATAAATGCGGAAAGTGTATCGAGGTATGCCCGAAAGGAGCAGTCAAAAAAAGCTCCGTTGCGGGATTCCCGCCAAAAGTACCGGCGGAGCCTGTGCCGGTAGGAAGCTTCGGCGAGGTCGATGTCGGGGACGGTGCAATCCGGAGGCGGCGAAGACGGAGAGAATAG
- a CDS encoding MFS transporter has product MAETTENLQYPRFRWFALFAMVIVTASTSSILIAPAPLIPTIFAAQNWDPGVTTAVTMLTFQICVCIFAFLGGFLIDKLGPVKIWIISLAIIILGCILVPLIGGTIHGLLVCRILHGMGTGPIMAQIIAFSAQRFPYEERTLVAAFQGFSVSTGIAIGLVFSPLMLRAAGGNWQTALMYDALIPIIAMIFAFIVFFGPQPPAREEKPNLNKTGGKSSDLTKALLGSTFWMLLIMMFLDSWCQQAWLNIASPFYASPVPMGLGLDPLDAGSKLAFGSYAMMAGTLLTPFITTKIFKGNFKALITAGLLISAAGMLYVRHLSADSGTWLVLVPIIVIFFSSFVNPNVVGFIARNYPDTITGRLGGFINAAGPGGAAIGVAIGSWLLSKYESFMPNMTVLTVLFVVAAMAIWFVKPPKGFEEHLNSIAEQEKENQEKIAN; this is encoded by the coding sequence ATGGCTGAAACAACAGAAAATCTACAGTATCCAAGGTTTCGATGGTTTGCCCTGTTTGCCATGGTCATCGTGACGGCATCCACCTCATCCATACTGATTGCTCCGGCCCCTTTAATTCCAACCATATTTGCGGCTCAAAACTGGGACCCCGGAGTTACTACAGCGGTAACGATGCTGACGTTTCAGATTTGCGTATGCATCTTTGCCTTTCTGGGGGGATTTCTTATTGATAAGCTGGGACCTGTAAAAATATGGATTATCAGTCTCGCCATTATTATTCTTGGCTGCATCCTGGTTCCGCTCATTGGTGGGACCATACATGGACTGCTGGTTTGCCGTATTCTGCATGGCATGGGCACCGGCCCAATCATGGCACAAATTATTGCCTTTTCGGCGCAGCGGTTTCCTTATGAAGAGCGGACTCTGGTAGCAGCATTTCAAGGGTTTTCGGTATCCACTGGGATTGCCATCGGTCTGGTTTTCTCGCCGCTGATGCTGAGAGCGGCAGGAGGTAACTGGCAGACGGCACTGATGTATGATGCGCTCATTCCTATTATCGCGATGATTTTTGCCTTCATCGTCTTTTTCGGACCTCAGCCTCCTGCACGGGAAGAAAAGCCAAATCTAAATAAGACTGGTGGCAAATCCAGTGATCTCACCAAGGCGTTGCTGGGAAGCACCTTCTGGATGCTGCTGATTATGATGTTTCTGGATTCCTGGTGCCAGCAGGCGTGGCTGAACATTGCCTCGCCGTTTTACGCCTCTCCCGTGCCGATGGGACTGGGACTTGATCCCTTGGATGCCGGAAGTAAGCTTGCCTTTGGCTCGTATGCAATGATGGCAGGAACCCTGTTGACACCATTCATTACTACGAAGATATTTAAGGGCAATTTTAAGGCGCTGATTACGGCTGGTCTGCTAATTTCTGCGGCGGGGATGCTCTATGTGAGACACCTGTCTGCTGACAGCGGGACCTGGTTAGTGTTGGTGCCGATTATTGTGATTTTCTTTTCCTCCTTTGTTAATCCTAATGTCGTCGGATTTATCGCAAGAAACTATCCCGACACAATCACCGGCAGACTGGGAGGGTTTATTAACGCCGCCGGACCTGGAGGCGCGGCCATCGGGGTAGCGATTGGTTCTTGGCTGCTCTCTAAATATGAGTCTTTTATGCCGAACATGACCGTTCTGACGGTGTTGTTCGTGGTAGCCGCCATGGCGATTTGGTTTGTAAAGCCCCCGAAAGGCTTTGAAGAACATCTGAACAGCATCGCGGAGCAGGAGAAAGAAAATCAAGAAAAAATAGCGAATTAG
- the htpG gene encoding molecular chaperone HtpG, with protein sequence MSGQRGFLSIESKNIFSILKKWLYTEQDIVFRELISNASDAIEKLLTVQMADKTAGCYPQGKITVTLDGEGNRIIISDNGVGMTADEVNRYINQIAFSGAADFINQYREEQQDSIIGHFGVGFYSAFMLADHVAIETKSYLEEAAAVRWDCKSDMAYEMTTGARTSHGTDVILYLNKDNPYIEKADTVHDIIQKYFLFLKTEIYFDGPNFDHVLVNDTNPLWNQPDSQTTTESMNQFYRECYDDISNPLFWIKFESVDIGLRGILFFRDTKNQTEEIDGTFKIYNRGVFVGENIKELIPRFVNLQSGIIDCTNLPLVVSRSTIREEDQKADMASLIYECLSQEVTIGINHLFEKNRADYERFWPHLNAFVKYGILQDKIFASVMTRKVIFKDIYGQYKTIPEYMAEGEASAGGTVYYASDSVEQAHYIKLFKRCRLNALLFDHVIDQPFLRRQELIHSNVRFVRIDSDGEALFQGAIHDGDQGKIERLTSKIHHALGERLGQMELKITNLEEPSITTLIIHDEKSRRMADMLEIYGMINQADTSLKEMQSKSTFLVNLNNDIIRYVLEASEAPDPQGANCSKQTDLILNQLLDLALLGQGALNVEDVEGFILRSEDIINQWIK encoded by the coding sequence TTGAGCGGACAAAGGGGATTTCTTTCAATCGAGAGTAAAAATATCTTTTCTATTTTGAAAAAATGGCTGTATACGGAGCAGGACATCGTTTTTCGTGAATTAATCTCAAATGCGTCCGATGCTATTGAGAAGCTTCTTACCGTACAAATGGCGGATAAGACTGCGGGGTGTTATCCCCAGGGAAAAATCACGGTAACGTTGGATGGGGAAGGGAATCGAATTATCATATCGGATAATGGCGTTGGCATGACGGCAGACGAGGTCAACCGATATATCAACCAGATTGCGTTTTCTGGTGCGGCGGACTTTATCAATCAGTACAGGGAAGAACAGCAAGACTCTATTATCGGCCATTTTGGCGTGGGCTTTTATTCGGCCTTTATGCTTGCAGACCATGTGGCGATTGAAACCAAGTCTTATCTGGAAGAGGCGGCGGCCGTGCGTTGGGATTGTAAATCGGACATGGCCTATGAGATGACAACCGGAGCTCGGACATCCCATGGAACTGATGTCATCCTTTATCTGAATAAAGATAATCCCTACATAGAGAAAGCGGACACCGTGCACGATATTATTCAAAAATACTTTCTGTTTTTGAAGACAGAGATTTACTTTGACGGACCGAATTTTGACCATGTGCTGGTGAACGATACCAATCCCCTTTGGAATCAGCCTGATTCTCAGACAACAACAGAATCGATGAATCAGTTTTACCGGGAATGTTATGATGATATCTCCAATCCGTTATTCTGGATTAAATTTGAAAGCGTTGATATTGGACTGCGAGGCATTCTCTTCTTTCGAGATACCAAAAATCAGACTGAAGAAATCGACGGCACCTTTAAGATCTACAACAGAGGTGTGTTCGTGGGGGAAAATATCAAAGAGTTGATACCTCGGTTTGTCAATCTGCAAAGCGGCATTATTGACTGCACCAACCTGCCGCTGGTCGTGTCCCGGTCTACCATCCGGGAGGAAGACCAAAAGGCCGATATGGCAAGCCTGATTTATGAATGTTTATCCCAAGAAGTAACTATCGGCATCAATCATTTGTTTGAAAAGAACCGGGCTGACTATGAACGGTTCTGGCCTCATCTCAATGCCTTTGTGAAGTACGGGATCTTACAGGATAAAATCTTTGCTTCGGTGATGACCCGCAAGGTCATTTTCAAGGATATCTATGGACAGTACAAGACAATACCGGAATATATGGCGGAAGGAGAGGCTTCTGCTGGGGGAACTGTTTACTATGCTTCCGATTCCGTCGAACAAGCCCATTATATTAAACTGTTCAAACGGTGCCGGCTGAATGCGCTGTTGTTTGATCACGTTATCGATCAGCCATTTCTGAGACGGCAGGAATTGATTCATTCCAATGTGAGGTTCGTCCGCATTGATTCCGATGGGGAAGCCTTGTTTCAGGGAGCTATCCACGATGGAGATCAAGGAAAGATTGAAAGACTGACCAGCAAAATACATCATGCTTTGGGCGAGCGCCTGGGTCAGATGGAACTGAAAATTACCAATCTGGAAGAACCCAGTATTACTACCCTGATTATCCATGATGAGAAATCCCGACGTATGGCGGATATGCTGGAGATCTACGGGATGATAAACCAGGCTGATACGTCCCTTAAAGAGATGCAGTCCAAAAGCACCTTTCTTGTAAATCTGAACAATGATATTATCCGTTATGTGCTGGAGGCCTCAGAGGCTCCGGATCCTCAAGGAGCTAATTGCAGCAAGCAGACGGACCTGATTCTCAATCAGCTGTTGGACTTGGCACTCCTGGGACAGGGAGCCTTGAATGTGGAAGATGTGGAAGGCTTTATTTTGCGAAGTGAGGACATTATCAACCAATGGATAAAATAA
- a CDS encoding SDR family NAD(P)-dependent oxidoreductase, whose product MGRLENKVAIVTGGNSGIGRATAALFCKEGAKVVIVSRRESENRKTVEEVTRQGGEIMAIQADLKVMADCKKVIDETIKKYGQIHILVNNAGIADKHMSITKCTEEWYDEVCKIDQYSVYYMSKYALAHMEKAGQGSIVNVSSIGSQGVAGISYSAAKAAVNAMTKNIAIQFAATAIRCNAVAPGPTPTALNTPEAMQGFDMEFAGVTARHLDLTVPEAQAEDQAEAILFFASDASKAITGQILYVDHGTSLY is encoded by the coding sequence ATGGGTAGATTAGAAAACAAAGTCGCCATCGTGACCGGAGGAAATTCCGGCATAGGCCGGGCAACAGCAGCTCTTTTCTGCAAAGAAGGAGCAAAAGTCGTGATTGTTTCCAGAAGGGAATCCGAGAACAGAAAGACCGTAGAGGAAGTCACCCGTCAGGGCGGAGAAATCATGGCAATCCAAGCGGATCTAAAAGTAATGGCGGACTGTAAAAAAGTGATTGACGAAACAATTAAAAAATATGGCCAGATTCACATTCTGGTCAACAATGCGGGAATTGCTGATAAGCATATGTCAATCACAAAATGTACAGAAGAATGGTATGATGAAGTCTGCAAAATCGACCAGTATTCCGTTTACTATATGAGCAAATATGCGTTAGCACATATGGAAAAAGCCGGTCAAGGCTCTATCGTCAATGTTTCTTCCATCGGCAGTCAAGGGGTGGCTGGCATCTCCTATAGTGCCGCCAAAGCTGCGGTAAACGCCATGACAAAGAACATTGCCATCCAATTCGCTGCAACGGCCATCCGCTGCAATGCTGTGGCACCAGGCCCAACGCCGACAGCCCTCAATACACCAGAAGCTATGCAAGGGTTTGACATGGAATTTGCGGGAGTTACCGCCAGACATCTGGACTTGACGGTGCCCGAGGCCCAGGCAGAAGATCAGGCAGAAGCTATCCTTTTTTTCGCAAGCGATGCTTCCAAAGCCATCACCGGACAAATTCTCTATGTGGATCACGGTACATCCTTATATTAA
- a CDS encoding restriction endonuclease subunit S gives MRRLGDVVEFISGSPQFRIKEVLDKKAPRYTYYGQSDMEEDLAGIDFNSNDKKQVRTFDKVNTLCQGNVVFSLISGKSAIVGINHQGYLYTQNYVNLVTDEKMDSKYLVYLLNEDSFIKKQLQVGLQGSQVLKYTLKQVKELELSDLPAIEKQRCMGELYFNQLRLKGLRNRSASLETIIILEKLRRVSHQ, from the coding sequence ATGAGACGATTAGGCGATGTGGTTGAGTTCATAAGTGGTTCGCCACAATTTAGGATTAAAGAAGTGTTAGATAAGAAAGCACCACGTTACACTTATTATGGGCAATCTGATATGGAAGAGGATTTAGCTGGTATTGATTTTAATAGTAATGACAAGAAACAAGTGAGAACCTTTGACAAGGTGAATACACTATGCCAAGGGAATGTTGTTTTTAGTTTAATATCAGGGAAATCGGCTATAGTTGGCATAAATCATCAAGGGTATCTATACACGCAGAACTACGTTAACCTAGTCACGGATGAGAAAATGGATTCAAAATATCTTGTTTACTTGCTTAATGAAGATTCATTCATAAAGAAGCAGTTGCAAGTCGGATTGCAAGGCTCTCAAGTTTTAAAATACACACTGAAACAAGTGAAAGAACTTGAATTATCAGATTTGCCAGCAATAGAAAAACAACGATGCATGGGGGAGCTTTATTTCAACCAGTTGCGTTTGAAGGGATTAAGAAACAGGTCTGCAAGCTTGGAAACGATTATTATACTAGAGAAGCTTAGGAGGGTAAGCCACCAATGA
- a CDS encoding oxidoreductase: protein MMNSKYPNMFSPLKIKKTTFKNRVLAAPVTTNRVTMNNGTPTPEGIDVFETRARGGFAQITLTESFVDFEFAARHDHGINLVDPNRTVHHMESVAILTEAIKAHGALASIQFNHVGNVNHPDTCINHQNPIGPSAFLRHDGVQIDEMNEAMMKRVADNYANACGNAKALGFDMVMLHAGHGWLLSQFLSPLSNFRTDQYGGSLENRARFPIMVLDRVREEVGPDFLIELRISGDERLEGGMHLPETIEFCKLIEDRVDLIHVTSGIYHAHVETKAFSSMFDEHGCNLDLAEAIKKAVKIPVVAVGGFNSPEQIEKAIAEGKCDFVAVGRQQFADPEFVNKTLEGREDEIAPCLRCSCFNPLPPDPNARVVALPWHCAVNPWSGRELRWRQAPQPKKSRKVFVVGGGVGGLYAALTAAERGHQVILAEKKDRLGGILWFTDTDYHKESLMRYRESLIVRAKKAGVQILLRTRVTSEFLKEQKPDVVICAVGGEPWVPPIKGIELALPALTVYSQPERFGERIVIVGGGLIGCETGYYLAETGKKIHILEMKGDVAVDANDSHRRALLPRMKKLLDWSCGVSVVEITKQGVSYLDREGRGGFMEADQVIYAAGMKPLNQEVESLRQCDCPKFLTVGDCVVPRQIKQAVYEGFCAAMDIV, encoded by the coding sequence ATGATGAACAGTAAATACCCAAATATGTTTTCACCCTTAAAGATAAAAAAAACAACATTTAAAAATAGAGTGCTGGCAGCTCCTGTCACAACAAACCGGGTCACGATGAACAACGGTACGCCGACACCGGAAGGTATTGATGTATTTGAGACTCGGGCAAGAGGGGGCTTTGCCCAGATCACCCTGACGGAAAGTTTTGTGGATTTCGAATTTGCCGCCAGGCACGATCATGGGATTAATCTGGTAGATCCGAATAGGACCGTTCACCATATGGAATCCGTGGCGATTCTCACAGAGGCCATTAAAGCCCATGGCGCGCTAGCATCCATTCAGTTTAACCATGTAGGAAACGTCAATCATCCCGATACCTGTATTAATCATCAAAATCCCATTGGACCTTCTGCTTTTTTGCGCCATGACGGAGTGCAGATTGACGAAATGAATGAGGCGATGATGAAGCGGGTTGCGGACAATTATGCCAACGCTTGCGGCAATGCGAAAGCCTTGGGGTTTGATATGGTGATGCTTCACGCAGGTCATGGCTGGCTGCTGTCTCAATTCCTATCGCCTCTTTCCAATTTCAGAACAGATCAGTACGGTGGGTCTTTGGAAAACAGAGCCAGATTTCCAATCATGGTGCTGGATCGAGTGCGAGAAGAGGTGGGGCCTGACTTTTTGATTGAGCTTCGCATTTCTGGAGATGAGCGCTTAGAGGGCGGGATGCATCTGCCGGAGACCATTGAATTCTGCAAGCTGATTGAGGATAGGGTGGACCTGATTCATGTGACCTCCGGCATTTATCACGCCCATGTGGAAACAAAGGCGTTCTCTTCTATGTTTGATGAACACGGTTGTAATCTGGATTTGGCGGAGGCAATTAAAAAAGCGGTTAAGATTCCGGTGGTAGCAGTAGGCGGCTTTAATTCGCCGGAGCAGATTGAGAAGGCAATCGCTGAGGGGAAATGTGATTTTGTTGCCGTAGGTCGTCAGCAGTTTGCAGACCCTGAATTTGTAAATAAAACCTTGGAAGGCCGAGAAGATGAAATTGCTCCTTGCTTGAGGTGTTCCTGTTTCAATCCCCTTCCACCAGACCCCAATGCGCGGGTGGTAGCTCTGCCGTGGCACTGTGCCGTAAATCCATGGTCAGGGAGAGAATTGCGATGGCGCCAGGCACCTCAACCCAAGAAATCCCGGAAGGTGTTCGTGGTGGGCGGAGGTGTTGGGGGACTCTATGCAGCCTTAACTGCCGCGGAACGGGGACATCAGGTCATCCTGGCGGAGAAAAAAGATCGGCTTGGTGGGATTCTATGGTTTACAGATACAGATTACCATAAGGAATCCCTGATGCGATATCGGGAATCCCTGATTGTTAGGGCTAAAAAAGCAGGTGTCCAGATTCTTCTCCGCACCAGAGTTACGTCGGAATTCCTCAAGGAGCAGAAACCAGATGTGGTAATCTGTGCGGTGGGAGGGGAACCATGGGTACCGCCGATCAAGGGCATTGAATTGGCCCTGCCGGCGCTTACCGTCTATTCCCAGCCAGAGCGGTTTGGAGAGCGGATTGTCATTGTGGGGGGAGGGCTTATCGGTTGTGAAACTGGATATTACCTTGCCGAAACCGGAAAGAAGATTCATATCCTTGAAATGAAGGGAGATGTAGCCGTTGATGCCAACGACAGCCACAGAAGGGCCCTCCTTCCCCGCATGAAGAAGCTGCTGGACTGGTCCTGCGGAGTTTCTGTCGTGGAAATAACAAAGCAGGGGGTGTCTTATCTGGATCGGGAGGGCAGGGGAGGCTTCATGGAAGCAGATCAGGTGATTTACGCTGCGGGAATGAAGCCTCTGAATCAGGAAGTAGAGTCCCTGCGGCAGTGCGATTGCCCCAAATTCCTGACAGTGGGAGATTGTGTTGTGCCAAGACAGATTAAGCAGGCGGTATACGAGGGTTTCTGTGCCGCCATGGATATAGTATAG
- a CDS encoding FAD-dependent oxidoreductase yields the protein MSTTKMEADVIVIGGGASGITAAVAAAEKQASVILLEKGSTTGGAANMGMGFFAVESKYQKAQMVDFSKEDAFNLLMNYTHWRVDARLVRKYIEQTASTIDWAESMGVEFLGAYKYFEKSTQTWHVVKTAGSNAPAERAASNLYRALTERAEELGVQICYQTKATKIQTENGAVSGVEFVDAAGVKSVAECNAVVVATGGFGDNPKMIQDYLGFDWGKDLHSFRIPGVEGEGLNMLWEAGAAKTQPVMELTYTTPGVTDVFKTLSETMRQPNLMVNLDGLRFINEEIMNNTVYTGNAVALQRQRMAFTIIDDSILNTYRKTGLDYITVHHNIKNIDSWDKELSTYLNGEAAEASGLSMLHNEAQKAQINLFAADSLEELAEKMGINGENLKKTIAEYNEACTSEDLFFFKKHKYLKPLKGGKLYGARHFPAGYGSLGGVKTNDKLEVLKADGVKIPGLYSCGTDACNIFGDSYCFLMPGNTMGFAVNSGRMAGYNAVDYMDSDEFQ from the coding sequence ATGAGTACAACAAAAATGGAAGCGGATGTTATTGTGATTGGGGGTGGGGCATCCGGTATAACCGCAGCAGTTGCGGCGGCGGAGAAGCAGGCCAGCGTTATTCTGCTGGAAAAGGGTTCTACTACCGGAGGTGCGGCAAACATGGGCATGGGGTTCTTTGCAGTTGAATCCAAGTATCAAAAAGCACAGATGGTCGATTTCAGCAAAGAGGACGCCTTTAATCTGCTGATGAATTACACCCATTGGCGCGTAGACGCTCGTCTGGTTAGGAAGTATATTGAGCAGACGGCGAGCACCATCGACTGGGCGGAAAGCATGGGGGTAGAATTTCTGGGGGCATATAAATACTTTGAAAAATCCACGCAGACCTGGCACGTGGTAAAAACCGCAGGAAGCAATGCTCCGGCTGAAAGAGCCGCCTCCAATTTGTATCGGGCCCTGACGGAAAGAGCGGAAGAACTGGGAGTGCAGATTTGCTACCAGACAAAGGCAACAAAGATACAGACAGAAAATGGTGCTGTAAGCGGGGTGGAATTTGTTGATGCAGCCGGCGTCAAATCTGTTGCAGAGTGCAATGCCGTCGTTGTTGCTACCGGTGGTTTTGGAGATAATCCGAAAATGATTCAAGACTATCTCGGTTTTGACTGGGGGAAAGACCTGCATTCTTTCCGGATTCCCGGCGTGGAAGGCGAGGGCCTGAACATGTTGTGGGAAGCAGGCGCAGCAAAGACTCAGCCTGTTATGGAGTTGACCTATACTACGCCTGGGGTTACTGACGTATTTAAAACATTGAGTGAAACCATGCGCCAGCCCAACCTGATGGTCAATCTGGACGGCTTGCGGTTCATCAATGAAGAGATTATGAATAACACCGTATATACAGGAAATGCAGTTGCCTTACAACGTCAACGCATGGCCTTCACCATTATTGATGACAGTATTCTCAATACATATAGAAAGACAGGGCTGGACTATATAACTGTCCACCACAACATTAAAAACATAGATAGCTGGGATAAGGAATTGAGCACTTATCTCAACGGTGAAGCGGCAGAAGCAAGCGGCTTGAGCATGCTCCACAATGAGGCCCAGAAGGCGCAGATCAATCTTTTTGCTGCTGATTCTTTGGAAGAATTGGCGGAGAAGATGGGCATAAACGGTGAAAACCTGAAAAAAACCATCGCAGAGTACAATGAAGCCTGCACGTCAGAAGACCTCTTCTTCTTTAAAAAACATAAATACCTCAAGCCATTGAAAGGCGGTAAGCTGTATGGGGCCAGACATTTTCCGGCCGGTTATGGAAGCTTAGGCGGAGTTAAAACCAACGATAAGCTGGAAGTGCTGAAAGCCGATGGAGTGAAAATTCCCGGATTGTATTCCTGTGGTACGGACGCCTGCAATATCTTCGGGGACAGCTACTGTTTCCTGATGCCTGGAAACACCATGGGCTTTGCCGTCAACAGCGGGAGAATGGCAGGGTATAATGCGGTAGATTATATGGATTCCGATGAATTCCAATAG
- a CDS encoding enoyl-CoA hydratase/isomerase family protein has product MANRVTNTSYVKWPDFEEIKEMFKEHFIMDRREDGVVTVRMHCKGGPLIWSMELHDAIGKMWRLLGTDRETEMIIFTGTGNIWVTDFEAASWAPEGDNAGETRYNHMFVDGRRMIITMIQDTEVPTLGVLSGSGGHIELACMCDFCIAADDITVLDPHMLPGTNNVPGDGIQSCFMELMPTRQAVWYLMTGDKMTAQQLLQYGMVSEIVPREKLMDRAYEIADLLMAQNRVARRLATQVVRRPWKKRIVDDLDCAFGTEMFGMFCAEELHSELLSMLDYLGVKDKIDPPLVGKIR; this is encoded by the coding sequence ATGGCAAATAGAGTAACAAATACGAGTTATGTAAAGTGGCCTGATTTTGAAGAAATTAAGGAGATGTTCAAGGAACACTTCATCATGGACAGACGGGAAGACGGAGTCGTAACAGTTCGTATGCACTGTAAAGGCGGCCCGTTGATTTGGTCCATGGAATTACATGATGCCATCGGCAAAATGTGGCGGCTGCTGGGAACTGACCGGGAAACAGAAATGATTATTTTCACCGGTACGGGTAACATCTGGGTAACAGACTTTGAAGCAGCCAGTTGGGCTCCCGAAGGTGACAATGCCGGTGAAACAAGATACAACCATATGTTTGTAGACGGACGCCGCATGATTATCACTATGATTCAGGATACCGAAGTGCCGACACTGGGCGTACTGAGCGGTTCCGGCGGTCACATTGAACTGGCTTGCATGTGCGATTTCTGTATCGCCGCAGATGATATCACCGTGCTGGACCCTCATATGCTGCCGGGAACAAACAATGTTCCGGGAGATGGCATTCAGAGCTGCTTCATGGAGTTAATGCCTACAAGACAGGCCGTTTGGTACCTGATGACTGGGGATAAAATGACTGCACAGCAGCTGCTTCAATATGGCATGGTATCTGAAATTGTACCGAGAGAAAAGCTGATGGATCGCGCCTATGAGATTGCGGATCTGCTGATGGCTCAGAACCGGGTTGCAAGACGCCTGGCCACTCAGGTTGTAAGACGGCCGTGGAAAAAGCGGATTGTAGATGATCTGGACTGTGCTTTCGGAACAGAAATGTTCGGCATGTTCTGTGCAGAAGAGTTGCATTCCGAGCTGCTGTCCATGTTGGACTACCTAGGCGTGAAAGACAAGATCGATCCGCCGCTGGTTGGAAAAATCAGATAG